CCCGACTGTTCTTTGTCCATCGAGGTTGAGCGGAAGATTTATTACCCTCACGGTAGAACCTTTTCAGGGCACTCACTGCCATAGGCAGTGGTTTTGAAAGGTAATAAAAAAAGGGCGGGGCTGATTGCTGACCCGCCCTTCTCCAGCTAGGAGTTGTCCGGTTTGGTGAATATCGCCGTCAGGGCGTCCTCATACGCTTTGATTTCGATCGCCAGATCCAAGCCGGGAGCGGTGCGCAGCCGCTGGGCGAATTCCGCTCCCCGCAGCCAGGCTTCGCGGTAGTTCGGCGCATACCCTTCGACGGAAGGCGTATCCGGATAATTGATTCCTTCCAGGACGGCGTCCAGGTTGTATACCCACGGCATCACGGCCTCGCGGGCGGCTTTCCAATCCTCCTGGGCGGAAATCAACGCAGGCACCGCAGAAAAAGCCGCGGGCGATTCTTTGTCGCCGACAAGCAGGCTGGCCACGGCGGTGGTGGTCAAGTATTGCAGGACCGTAAAAGCCTCCTGCGGATGGGGACTGCTCTTTAAAATCCGGAATGCGGATTCTTCGACCCGGCCGCTGATTCCATCCTTGTAGGAGGGGAGCACGCCGATGTCCCAACCCCAGGATCCGGCCGGCTCGGGAACCCGGTTGAACGGCTGGACGGTCATGGCGGCTTTGCCGGCGGAAAAGGGCTTGCCGCTTCCGAAGGCCGGGCTGTTCTCCACCGAAGACTCCGCCAGGAAGGGCGGATCGCTCCAGATCGCGTCGTAGGTCCATTGCCAGGCGTCGGCCCAGGCTTCCGGGGTCATGGCCGTTTTGCTGTCCTGATCCCACATCGTTCCGCCCGACCAGTAGGAACCCCAGTAATTCGGATGGTTGGATTCTTCCCAGGTAAAGCCGTATTGGCGGATGTCCTTCGGGCTAAAGTCGGGGTCGGCCGTGTTGCGCCCGGAGCCGTCGACCGTCATCAACCGCGCCAAGGCCGCCAGCGTGTCCCAGGTCCACGCCGTTTCGGTCCCGTCCGGCATGAAGTAGGCTTTGTGGTAGCTGTCGGGCGGGTACGAGTAACCGCTCCGGTTGAACAGCGAGACGTTGTAGAAAACCACAGAGGGATTGACGGCGAAGGGCAGGGCCGTCAAGGCGTCGTCGCTTGTGTAATATTCCAGCATGGCGCGGGTAAACACCGAAGTGTCGAACCCGGTTGTCATGATGATCGGATTAAGGTTCAGCCATTGATCATGGAACGCTCCGGCCGCCGCCAAGCCGGAAGGGCCGACGATATCCGGCCCGTCGCCGGTGTCGATCCGCGCGGCAAGGGTGTCTTGGGCTAATCCCTGGTACACCACCTCCAGCAAGAGCCGGATGTTTTTCTCTTGACCGACGGTCCGGTTGAACTCGTCCGCCGCCGATTGCAGGGCTGCGCGCTGTTCCGGACCGGCCTCCAGCCCCAGGCCGACAAACCAGCGGATGTCCACGCTTTCGGCCGTCTGCGGC
This is a stretch of genomic DNA from Anaerolineales bacterium. It encodes these proteins:
- a CDS encoding extracellular solute-binding protein, whose product is MRRFFSILVMLTAGSALASCSTPTATPAGATATKPQTAESVDIRWFVGLGLEAGPEQRAALQSAADEFNRTVGQEKNIRLLLEVVYQGLAQDTLAARIDTGDGPDIVGPSGLAAAGAFHDQWLNLNPIIMTTGFDTSVFTRAMLEYYTSDDALTALPFAVNPSVVFYNVSLFNRSGYSYPPDSYHKAYFMPDGTETAWTWDTLAALARLMTVDGSGRNTADPDFSPKDIRQYGFTWEESNHPNYWGSYWSGGTMWDQDSKTAMTPEAWADAWQWTYDAIWSDPPFLAESSVENSPAFGSGKPFSAGKAAMTVQPFNRVPEPAGSWGWDIGVLPSYKDGISGRVEESAFRILKSSPHPQEAFTVLQYLTTTAVASLLVGDKESPAAFSAVPALISAQEDWKAAREAVMPWVYNLDAVLEGINYPDTPSVEGYAPNYREAWLRGAEFAQRLRTAPGLDLAIEIKAYEDALTAIFTKPDNS